The Brachyhypopomus gauderio isolate BG-103 unplaced genomic scaffold, BGAUD_0.2 sc71, whole genome shotgun sequence genome has a segment encoding these proteins:
- the rtn4r gene encoding reticulon-4 receptor yields the protein MKTFIVEGVRLLYLLLCLHSASVTSGCPAKCVCYSEPRPTVACQQQALTSIPTEIPVRSQRIFLQSNKLTVVRSTSFSSVHNLTVLWMYSNNISHIEAGAFYGLDRLEELDISDNSNLQIVSPSAFRGLTRLHTLHLHRCGLSELPTGVFRGLVSLQYLYLQDNNLLVLHNNTFVDLANLTYLFLHNNKIKVVTDHMLRGLISLDRLLLHQNRIVHVQQHAFSDLGKLTTLYLFYNNLTMLSAESMNPLVSLQYLRLNGNQWICDCRARPLWNWFKRFKGSSSELECHLPVALAGKDLKRLKDNDLEGCVDTKTRSGKFHSLDDPLGESIPRCCLSDNDKSSIFSSKSLPDPSSYNSRQITNNPQKEKENISRTKFREGDRIKNDTHSKQGVSLNDGPLGTLSNNLDQSMNKLNPELLEDAESSTAPSKKKKKCSKKPKSDQSCLKSHGSTPRALSLLFLPVFWFSLITS from the coding sequence GCGTCCGGCTCCTCTATTTGCTGCTGTGTCTGCACTCGGCGTCGGTGACGAGCGGCTGCCCGGCCAAGTGCGTGTGCTACAGCGAGCCGAGACCGACAGTGGCCTGCCAGCAGCAGGCTCTGACCTCCATCCCCACCGAGATCCCCGTCCGCAGCCAGCGCATCTTCCTGCAGAGCAACAAGCTGACGGTGGTGCGCTCCACCAGCTTCAGCTCCGTCCACAACCTCACCGTGCTGTGGATGTACTCCAACAACATCAGCCACATCGAGGCCGGCGCCTTCTACGGCCTGGATCGGCTGGAGGAACTGGACATCAGCGACAACAGCAACCTTCAGATCGTCAGCCCCTCCGCCTTCCGGGGTCTGACCAGACTGCACACCCTGCACCTGCACAGGTGCGGCCTGTCCGAACTGCCCACGGGGGTGTTCCGTGGCCTCGTCTCGCTCCAGTATCTCTACTTACAGGACAATAACCTGCTAGTCCTGCACAACAACACGTTTGTGGATCTGGCCAACCTCACCTACCTGTTCCTGCACAACAATAAGATCAAGGTGGTGACGGATCACATGCTGCGGGGTCTGATCAGCCTGGACCGTCTGCTCCTGCACCAGAACCGCATCGTCCACGTGCAGCAGCACGCCTTCAGTGACCTCGGCAAGCTCACCACCTTGTATCTCTTTTACAACAACCTCACCATGCTGAGTGCCGAGTCCATGAATCCACTGGTATCGCTCCAGTACCTGCGTCTCAACGGGAACCAGTGGATTTGCGACTGCCGAGCTCGACCACTGTGGAACTGGTTCAAACGATTCAAGGGCTCCAGCTCGGAGCTGGAGTGCCACCTTCCCGTGGCCCTCGCAGGGAAGGACCTGAAACGACTTAAAGACAACGACCTGGAAGGATGCGTCGACACCAAGACTCGATCCGGTAAGTTCCACTCCCTCGATGATCCATTAGGAGAGAGCATTCCACGGTGCTGTCTGTCAGACAACGACAAATCCTCCATCTTCTCCAGCAAGTCTCTCCCGGACCCCTCCTCTTACAACAGCCGACAgatcacaaacaacccacagaaagagaaggagaacaTATCCAGGACAAAGTTCCGGGAGGGCGACCGGATAAAGAACGATACCCACAGCAAGCAAGGAGTGAGTCTCAATGACGGGCCGCTGGGGACCCTCTCTAACAACCTGGACCAGTCCATGAACAAACTCAACCCTGAACTGTTAGAGGATGCAGAATCATCTACAGCACCgtccaaaaagaaaaaaaagtgctCCAAAAAGCCCAAATCAGATCAGTCGTGTTTGAAGAGCCATGGATCTACACCCAGAGCACTGagccttctctttctccctgtgtTCTGGTTCTCCTTAATCACGTCTTAG